One genomic window of bacterium includes the following:
- a CDS encoding ABC transporter permease: AISLFFFWIAEIFDTIWNAAQVHWDIFQRDLRFTVRTVSRAPGFVLTAILVTALGIGANTAVFSVVNHVLLKPLPYADSERIVRLWEQNVNYGFNEVSPPNYLDWQRQSTSFESMATYAATSMNLVGGGIPERLETTMMTSNLLPLLGVKPVIGRAFTKEEDRIGSAGTLLISYGLWQSRFGGDVRAIGKSIRLNDDAFTLIGVLPPGFSFPDRDTQLWTPMRITPEDWKDRQNNYFRVVGKLKKDVSVDSARAEMAIIAQKLEKEYPLDNAKKGIAVQTLRDGVPQQSRLMLAALLGASICVLLIACTNLAALFLVRAIGRRRELTVRAALGAGRERLVRQLLTESLVFVFFGALIGVLVAHAAVPMLSRLIPTTLPVGEATVMDLRVLIFAALLLCLTVIAFGVVPALRICNKADASALREGARSGMGEKKERLRSALVIAEVTASIILLISSGLLIRALWRIQAIDPGFRSDNVHTMQTPLTWPKYENTAQRVDFYTRVLSGVREMPDVTHAAYITGLPMVMRGMIWGILQEGGIEPKPGESPVASVRFVTPGFFETLRIPLKLGRDIHESDTFQSPFVAVVSESFAEKVWPGSRENPIGRRFWVAERDRTIVGVVGDIRVRGLERRSEPQLYLPSTQVEDRALIAYPPKVLVVRTKGREESAPYDAIRSIIQKVDPEMPISDVRTLQDVVDAETTSRVTQIRVIGAFALLSLLLAGIGIHGLLAFAVSQRIPEIGLRMALGARSNDILKMVMNKGLVVAAAGGLLGVILAYAAAKSMEALLAGIKPGDAATFLTACALAFLVTLTGCLFPALRAIRVDPAKVMRMD; encoded by the coding sequence GCGATCTCATTGTTTTTTTTCTGGATTGCCGAAATCTTCGACACAATCTGGAATGCAGCACAAGTACACTGGGACATATTCCAGCGTGATTTGCGTTTCACGGTACGCACTGTTTCGCGGGCGCCCGGATTTGTGCTGACTGCGATTCTGGTTACAGCTCTAGGCATCGGCGCAAATACAGCGGTCTTTTCAGTCGTCAATCATGTTCTGCTGAAACCACTCCCTTACGCAGATTCGGAACGAATTGTCCGACTTTGGGAACAGAATGTGAATTATGGGTTTAACGAAGTTTCTCCTCCAAATTATCTGGATTGGCAACGACAGAGCACGTCCTTTGAATCGATGGCTACCTATGCTGCAACATCGATGAATCTTGTCGGCGGCGGAATTCCTGAAAGACTGGAAACCACAATGATGACATCGAACTTACTCCCCTTGCTTGGTGTGAAGCCAGTAATCGGACGGGCATTTACAAAAGAAGAAGATCGAATCGGAAGCGCAGGAACATTGCTGATCAGTTATGGCCTTTGGCAATCGAGGTTCGGCGGCGATGTCCGGGCAATCGGGAAGAGTATTCGTTTGAATGATGACGCGTTTACGTTAATCGGTGTCTTACCTCCTGGCTTCTCCTTTCCAGATCGAGATACACAATTGTGGACACCCATGCGTATCACTCCGGAGGATTGGAAGGACCGGCAGAACAATTATTTTAGGGTCGTTGGAAAGTTAAAAAAGGATGTTTCCGTTGATAGTGCGCGTGCGGAAATGGCGATCATCGCACAAAAACTTGAAAAGGAATATCCGCTGGACAATGCAAAGAAAGGAATTGCTGTGCAAACATTGCGGGATGGAGTGCCGCAGCAATCTCGCCTGATGCTTGCAGCGCTGCTGGGTGCTTCGATTTGTGTGCTATTGATTGCATGCACAAATCTGGCTGCTTTGTTTCTGGTTCGCGCGATCGGACGCAGAAGAGAGCTCACGGTGCGCGCAGCGCTGGGAGCCGGAAGGGAACGACTGGTTCGACAGCTTTTGACGGAGTCTCTTGTCTTTGTATTTTTCGGAGCTTTGATCGGCGTGCTGGTTGCGCACGCCGCGGTGCCTATGCTCTCCCGGTTGATCCCCACAACGTTGCCGGTTGGTGAAGCAACCGTAATGGATCTACGAGTACTGATTTTCGCCGCCCTTCTTCTTTGTCTCACGGTGATTGCGTTTGGAGTCGTTCCGGCTTTGCGGATTTGCAACAAGGCGGATGCATCTGCATTGCGCGAAGGGGCGAGGTCGGGAATGGGAGAGAAGAAAGAAAGGCTTCGTTCCGCGCTCGTTATTGCGGAGGTTACGGCTTCCATAATTCTGCTGATCTCGTCTGGCTTGCTGATCCGCGCGCTCTGGAGGATTCAAGCGATCGATCCGGGATTTCGTTCGGATAATGTGCATACCATGCAAACGCCGTTGACATGGCCGAAATATGAAAACACCGCGCAGCGGGTCGATTTTTACACACGCGTACTGTCTGGCGTTCGAGAAATGCCGGACGTAACTCATGCCGCCTATATCACCGGGCTTCCCATGGTAATGCGCGGAATGATCTGGGGAATTTTGCAGGAAGGGGGTATTGAACCGAAGCCTGGCGAATCGCCGGTTGCCAGCGTTCGATTCGTGACTCCTGGATTTTTTGAAACGCTCAGGATTCCGCTGAAGCTCGGCCGCGACATTCATGAATCTGATACCTTTCAATCGCCGTTTGTAGCCGTTGTCAGTGAATCCTTTGCAGAAAAGGTCTGGCCGGGGTCCCGTGAGAATCCTATAGGTCGCCGGTTCTGGGTAGCGGAACGGGACCGGACCATTGTTGGCGTTGTGGGAGATATCCGGGTGCGTGGCCTGGAAAGACGCAGTGAGCCACAACTATATTTGCCGAGTACTCAAGTAGAAGATCGAGCACTCATTGCTTATCCACCCAAAGTGCTCGTTGTGCGTACAAAAGGACGCGAAGAATCGGCGCCTTACGATGCTATTAGAAGCATCATTCAAAAAGTTGATCCAGAAATGCCTATTTCGGATGTGCGCACGTTGCAAGATGTTGTCGATGCCGAAACCACTTCGCGTGTCACTCAAATCCGTGTGATCGGCGCATTCGCTCTGCTTTCCTTGCTACTTGCCGGGATTGGCATCCATGGTTTGCTTGCGTTTGCGGTGTCCCAGCGAATTCCCGAGATCGGGTTGAGAATGGCCCTCGGCGCGCGATCCAACGATATCTTGAAAATGGTGATGAACAAAGGATTGGTGGTTGCGGCAGCAGGAGGTTTGCTCGGAGTGATCCTGGCTTATGCCGCCGCAAAATCAATGGAAGCGCTTCTTGCAGGGATCAAGCCGGGCGATGCCGCAACGTTCCTCACGGCCTGCGCGCTTGCTTTCTTGGTAACACTTACCGGATGTTTGTTTCCCGCACTGCGCGCCATTCGCGTAGATCCGGCCAAAGTGATGCGCATGGATTAG